One genomic segment of Homo sapiens chromosome 14, GRCh38.p14 Primary Assembly includes these proteins:
- the VRTN gene encoding vertnin produces MTSRNQLVQKVLQELQEAVECEGLEGLIGASLEAKQVLSSFTLPTCREGGPGLQVLEVDSVALSLYPEDAPRNMLPLVCKGEGSLLFEAASMLLWGDAGLSLELRARTVVEMLLHRHYYLQGMIDSKVMLQAVRYSLCSEESPEMTSLPPATLEAIFDADVKASCFPSSFSNVWHLYALASVLQRNIYSIYPMRNLKIRPYFNRVIRPRRCDHVPSTLHIMWAGQPLTSHFFRHQYFAPVVGLEEVEAEGAPGVAPALPALAPLSSPAKTLELLNREPGLSYSHLCERYSVTKSTFYRWRRQSQEHRQKVAARFSAKHFLQDSFHRGGVVPLQQFLQRFPEISRSTYYAWKHELLGSGTCPALPPREVLGMEELEKLPEEQVAEEELECSALAVSSPGMVLMQRAKLYLEHCISLNTLVPYRCFKRRFPGISRSTYYNWRRKALRRNPSFKPAPALSAAGTPQLASVGEGAVIPWKSEAEEGAGNATGEDPPAPGELLPLRMPLSRWQRRLRRAARRQVLSGHLPFCRFRLRYPSLSPSAFWVWKSLARGWPRGLSKLQVPVPTLGKGGQEAEEKQEKEAGRDVTAVMAPPVGASSEDVEGGPSREGALQEGATAQGQPHSGPLLSQPVVAAAGGRDGRMLVMDMIATTKFKAQAKLFLQKRFQSKSFPSYKEFSALFPLTARSTYYMWKRALYDGLTLVDG; encoded by the coding sequence ATGACTTCTCGGAACCAGCTGGTGCAGAAGGTGCTGCAGGAGCTGCAGGAAGCAGTGGAGTGCGAAGGCCTGGAGGGTCTCATAGGTGCTTCCTTGGAGGCCAAGCAGGTCCTGTCTTCCTTCACTCTCCCCACCTGCCGGGAGGGAGGCCCTGGCCTCCAGGTGCTGGAAGTGGACTCGGTGGCCCTGAGCCTGTATCCAGAAGATGCTCCACGGAACATGCTGCCGCTGGTGTGCAAGGGGGAGGGCAGCCTGCTGTTCGAGGCGGCCAGCATGCTGCTGTGGGGTGACGCAGGCCTCAGCCTGGAGCTGCGGGCCCGCACCGTGGTAGAGATGCTGCTGCACAGACACTACTACCTCCAGGGCATGATCGACTCCAAAGTGATGCTGCAGGCCGTGCGCTACTCCCTATGCTCTGAGGAGTCCCCTGAGATGACCAGCTTGCCCCCCGCCACGCTGGAGGCCATCTTCGATGCCGACGTCAAGGCCTCCTGTTTCCCCAGCAGCTTCTCCAACGTGTGGCACTTGTATGCTCTCGCCTCTGTCCTCCAGCGGAACATCTACTCCATCTACCCCATGCGCAACCTCAAGATCCGGCCCTACTTCAACCGTGTCATCCGGCCCCGCCGCTGCGACCACGTGCCCTCCACGCTGCACATCATGTGGGCTGGCCAGCCCCTCACCAGCCACTTCTTCCGCCACCAGTACTTTGCCCCTGTGGTGGGGCTGgaagaggtggaggctgaaggTGCCCCTGGCGTGGCCCCAGCTCTTCCAGCCCTGGCCCCACTCTCATCGCCGGCCAAGACCCTGGAGCTGCTCAACCGTGAACCTGGCCTCAGCTACTCTCACCTCTGTGAGCGCTACAGCGTCACCAAAAGCACCTTCTACCGCTGGCGGCGGCAGTCCCAGGAGCACCGGCAGAAGGTTGCTGCCCGCTTCTCCGCCAAGCACTTCCTGCAGGACAGCTTCCACCGGGGGGGCGTCGTGCCACTTCAGCAGTTCCTCCAGCGGTTCCCGGAGATCTCCCGCTCAACCTACTATGCCTGGAAGCATGAGCTGCTGGGCTCTGGCACCTGCCCGGCCTTGCCCCCCAGGGAGGTGCTGGGCATGGAGGAGCTAGAGAAGCTGCCGGAGGAGCAGGTGGCTGAGGAGGAGCTGGAGTGCTCCGCACTGGCGGTGTCAAGCCCTGGAATGGTCTTAATGCAGCGGGCCAAGTTGTACCTGGAGCATTGCATCTCCCTGAACACACTGGTACCCTATCGCTGCTTCAAACGCAGGTTCCCTGGCATCTCACGGTCCACTTATTATAATTGGCGGCGAAAGGCCCTCCGGAGGAACCCCAGCTTCAAGCCGGCACCAGCCCTCTCTGCTGCTGGGACTCCCCAGCTAGCATCTGTTGGGGAAGGGGCTGTAATTCCTTGGAAGAGTGAGGCGGAAGAGGGGGCAGGGAATGCCACAGGTGAGGACCCTCCCGCCCCCGGGGAGCTCCTGCCACTAAGGATGCCCCTGTCCCGTTGGCAGAGGCGTCTGCGCAGGGCTGCCCGCAGGCAGGTGCTGAGTGGGCATCTCCCTTTCTGCCGCTTCCGCCTCCGCTACCCCAGCCTGTCACCTTCTGCCTTTTGGGTCTGGAAGAGTCTTGCTCGGGGTTGGCCCAGAGGCCTGTCCAAACTTCAGGTGCCGGTCCCCACCTTGGGCAAAGGggggcaggaggctgaggagaagcaggagaaggAGGCTGGCAGGGATGTGACAGCTGTGATGGCCCCACCTGTGGGGGCTTCTTCAGAAGATGTAGAGGGAGGGCCTTCCAGAGAGGGGGCCCTGCAGGAGGGGGCCACAGCCCAGGGCCAGCCCCACAGTGGGCCCTTGCTGAGCCAACCTGTGGTGGCAGCAGCGGGTGGCAGGGATGGCCGGATGCTGGTGATGGACATGATCGCTACCACGAAGTTCAAGGCCCAGGCCAAGCTGTTCTTGCAGAAGCGCTTCCAGTCCAAGAGCTTTCCCTCCTACAAGGAGTTCAGTGCCCTCTTTCCCCTCACTGCCCGCTCCACATACTACATGTGGAAGCGAGCCCTCTATGACGGCCTGACCCTGGTAGATGGCTGA